gacttatgaggagaggctgaaggatctgaatatgtatatcctggaagacaggaggtgcaggggagctaggatacagaccttcggatacccgaaaggttttaatgatgcatgaactttacatcttttctgttggaaatgaaactccaggagggggTGACTcaaaaccaatatcaggaaatatttcttcatggagagggtggtggatgcctggaatgcccttccggaggaggtggtgaggatgaaaacagcaaaaatacagacagcatgggataaactgtgaaactgtgaatccctaaaggttagaggttggaaatgaagaaaagggtgcatggggttacctgcatggaacggcagttattacccttaacagaaggcacgagGATTACTTCcattaaccaattagccttgatgcttttgatgcaactgctaagtaaacaaaaaaaaaacaaacctctaaGTGTAAGAATaatctaaataaacaaaaacaattgaTCTCACTAGATCAAATGAAGATGTGTGACAGAATAAATTTTAAACGGGGCAGAATGACCAAAGGGAAGATTGTATTGCAATTGCTTTTTGAATGTGTGTTACACAAATtcagaatgactgatgattaaaacccATGCACTTTAAAAGGGCAGCACTTCCAGCCCTGATGATATTTATCATACAGTgcaatatgatggtcattctgtccaatttaaaatgtattctgtCACACATCTTCATTTGATCTAGTGAGATCAGTTGTTGTTGATGCAACTGCGACATCGCTCTCAGTTtcaatgttgggggggggggggggggggaaggggaattggattcaaacgaCAGTCAATGCTAGGCCTCGACTTTcacggtccagggtactgatatgcagatattagggaaaaagcacaggactgcttctatggccaagtccaaaagcaaagcatgttcaagcagcattgtttgattgtaaatattactacccttaacataagacttgaggGTAACCAGCAcacagcggcagttactacccttaacggagacatgggggtaacctgcaagaagcggcggttactaccatgtgaagcttactgggcagactggatggaccatttggtctttttctgccatcgttactatgttactatgtaagctactatgaatattcatcagatgtaTTTGTATGGTCCAAGCACAAGGCTACTTTGCAGAGCATAGTTGCACCCTGGTCTGAAAAACAGTATGGAGAACAGTTGTATTATACATATGTATTAATGCACTTATTTTGTTAATATACATActattcacacacaaacacacatgattAAATGCAACTCTCCAACCATTTGGTTTGATTATCCACTCTTCCAGCAAGGTCATCGTTGTAACCTATTTGGACCCTGCCAGGCATGGACCCCTGCCCTGCCAATTATTATTTCTTTGCATCTTCCATTTCCTTTGGCTCTTGAGATTATCTGCTTGCTCAGAATAACCTGCCAGTATCTGGATACCAATCCCGGTCTTTCCCTGTTGGTTTTTCCTTACTACCTACTGCACATCATGAAATCAACTAGCAGTTGTGCATTCCATCTGAAGGGAGATGCTGCAAATGGTGCCATGAAAATCATTCTGCTCAGTCTTCCTTCAAACTCTTCTCCTGCTTTTCTCATCACCATTGGCCAAGTCGGTGAGCTGCAGCACCTCACACTTCAGTCCGTAGAGAGGGCAGGGGAGTTTGCAGATGTCTTCCCAACAGTCATTCTCGGTGTCATAGCCTACCACATTTGGCGTGGCCACCTCCTGAGCATCTTGCCATTTCTTGCCTCCAAGCAGGAGGACCgtttcctccaccaccaccaacccATAGCAAAAGCGATCGAAGATCAGAGGCCGCAAACGTGTCCACTGATTTCTAATGGGGTCAAATTTCTCTATGTCGCAAAAGGGCTCATACATTCCTAAAAACGTGAAAATGGCCTCTTTTACAGTTGCCATTTGGTGTCCAAAGCGAGCAATACTCATGGGAGCCTGTATTTTCCATTGTCCCTTTAGCATGTTAAAAGAATAAACATCTTTACTCGTATTCACCTGATCAGTGTATTTTCCCCCTGATATATAAATGATATTGTTATGGACGGTGCTAGCATGACCATGCATCTTACAGGGCAAGTCCCGCATCTTTGTCCATCTGTCTCTGCTAATGTCATAGACTTCTACAGATGCAGAAAGACACCTGGCATCATTCCTCCCTCCGATGGCAAAGATGTTGTTCTCCACCATGCAACAAGAAAACTGAGCTCTACTTTCTAGCATGCTGGTGACTTCCAGCCATCGGTCACACCTGGGGTCATAGCGAAGAACCCTGTTGGTGACTGGCATCACCATGTTTTTTGTGCCATCAGTAGCGGAGCTTGAAATTTCCCCGCCAAGCAGATACAGGAAGTTCCCCGCCACACATATGCAGTGATTTTGGACCTTAACAGGCAGCTGGGCTGTGGTTCTCCATCTATGATTATACACGTCAAATGCAAGCACATTATTAACAAGTCCCTCACTGGCAGTTCCTCCTCCCACCAGCATGATCCAGGGCTTCTGGTTTCTCAGGGTGCTGTACTTATCTTGCAGTATGGGCTGCTTGAAAGCAAAAGTATGGTAGTTGATGGATCTAATGATCAGATTTTTAATAGTCCCTGTTAGAGGAACCTCTTGCTGAGAGTAGAATTTTCTCAGCTCTTCCAGGGGTATAAGTCCAAACCGTATGTTCTCAAGCAAATGATTGGTGTTCACTAACCTGGATCTGTCGTGCTTGACCCACCTTTCTACTAACTTCAGCAGAGAGTGTTCCTTCACCTTACAAACATCAGCTGATTGTACCACCGTCAACAAAGACTTAAAATTCAGTTCCAGAAGTTcaactcttccaagttcctgCTCCAGAAGTTTCCAGATGTTATTGATGATGTATTTGTCTGCAGCTGATATGGCATCTGGG
This sequence is a window from Rhinatrema bivittatum chromosome 5, aRhiBiv1.1, whole genome shotgun sequence. Protein-coding genes within it:
- the KLHL34 gene encoding kelch-like protein 34 yields the protein MSYFLAFCKSHPGTVLTRYRSLRSEGLLCDVLLEVNGREFPAHKSLLACSSDYFRAMFKDYTKESKAAVIHLKAISAPGLQHILDFIYTSWLSLSLDTLEDTLEAASYLQVTEAITLCSQYIVSNLGLENCCFFANIASKFCLPDAISAADKYIINNIWKLLEQELGRVELLELNFKSLLTVVQSADVCKVKEHSLLKLVERWVKHDRSRLVNTNHLLENIRFGLIPLEELRKFYSQQEVPLTGTIKNLIIRSINYHTFAFKQPILQDKYSTLRNQKPWIMLVGGGTASEGLVNNVLAFDVYNHRWRTTAQLPVKVQNHCICVAGNFLYLLGGEISSSATDGTKNMVMPVTNRVLRYDPRCDRWLEVTSMLESRAQFSCCMVENNIFAIGGRNDARCLSASVEVYDISRDRWTKMRDLPCKMHGHASTVHNNIIYISGGKYTDQVNTSKDVYSFNMLKGQWKIQAPMSIARFGHQMATVKEAIFTFLGMYEPFCDIEKFDPIRNQWTRLRPLIFDRFCYGLVVVEETVLLLGGKKWQDAQEVATPNVVGYDTENDCWEDICKLPCPLYGLKCEVLQLTDLANGDEKSRRRV